The Oscillatoria acuminata PCC 6304 genomic interval GTTCTAAACCGGCGAACTCGATGGAAACCTCAGCGAAGCGCGATCGCCAACCCATCTATGAAGGTTCGGTACTCCCTATCCGCTGAGGTTTCTTCGCTTACCCGGAAGGGCAACTGTCCTGGATAAAAGCCAAACTTATGCTCATCACAATACCAGCGAATCAGGAGCAGGTGGAGATTTAGCGGGATACTCGCTAACATAAAAATGATGAAGGAGAGAGCAGATGGTAAATTTTAGTCTCAACTTAGCGAGTATCGTCGGAATCGCGATCGCCATCGGTGGGGCCGGACTCTATGCCGTCCGCTCCTGGCGTCCCGAACTATCCCGAGATACGGATCTGTTTTTTGCAGCAGTCGGGTTGCTTTGTGGCGGCATTCTGTTCTTTTACGGATGGCGCTTTGACCCGATTATGCAGTTTGGTCAGATTCTGCTTGGGGGGTCAGCAATCTACTTTGCCTTTGACAATATTCGCTTGCGCGGTGTCACCACCAATCAGGCGAAGCGGCAATCTGGGCGAATTGTAGATGATGAGCGTCCCGTCAGTAGTGTCTACCGAGTGGATGCGGAACTCGACGAAATCGAATCCGACTACGAGGAAAATCCCACCCGACGCCGGATTAAAGGGACTCAGGACCCCAGAGCGGCCCGCAATCCCTATTATGCGGATGAGGCCCCCAGACGTCCACCCAGTCGCAGGTCCCCTGCCGATCGCACGAATCCCAGTACCCGTGCGCGTCGTCCCCGCTCAACGGAACGCCCCCCCACAGGTCCTTCCTATCCAGAATGGGAGGCGACGGTGGATACGACGGAGGAAAGACCCTCTCGCCGTCCCCCATCAAGTGCGGGAAGTTCGGGGAGTAGAAGACCCCCAGGTGCAAGACCCTCGCGGACTCCTCCCCCAGAGGAACGGACCCGCAGACCCCCTGCACCGGAAGAAGAACCGGCACCGAGTGATTATGTAGATTATCAACCGATCGACTCCGTAGAAGAGGACGATCGCGAGCAAGATAATTCGGGGAATTTCGATTATTAAACAATCGGGGACAGAAATGGGCGATCGGGGGCAATGGATGGCGATCGCCCCTTTGTTAATTGCCCCTTTATTAATTTGATATGATTTGATTCCGTCCGTGCCATTCCCCCCCAAATTGTGGCGTCCCTGTCCTCAACTGGGAAAAACCAAGGTGAACAGATTCGCTCCAAAAAACCTCCTCCGCCAGGGCCTAACCTTAGTTTTTGGGTTAAGTTTTGGCAGCTTTTTAGTCGGATGCAACCCCACCAATATCCCCATTGGGCCAACTTCTATCAATAGTCGCTATACCGACGAACAGCCGTCTTTGAGTGCCAATGGGCGCTTTTTAGCCTTTGTTTCCAATCGCAATGGCAGTCGAAATATCTTGCTGTATGACTTACAAAATCGACAGTTTGCCGATTTACCGGGGTTGAACCGGCAAAATGCGATCGCTGATAGTCCCAGCATCAGCAACACCGCCCGTTATATCGTCTACCTCACCAACAACCAAGGTCGCGCCTCGGTCATTTTGTACGATCGCATCACCCGAGGTTCTCAAGTCATTTACCAACCCTATCAAGGGTGGATTCGCAATCCCAAAATTAGCCCCGACGGTCGTTATATTGTCTTTGAAAGTGGCGGTCGTGGTCAGTGGGATATCGAAGTCCTCGATCGCGGACCCAGTATTGAATTAGACCTGATTGATGGCGTTCCCTCGGGTTTCTCCCTTACCGGACCGCAGTAATTTTCAATGTTGTTTTATCCGGAATCCGGTATTGCAGAATCCTACACCCTGAAGGACTGAAGTTGGTTAAGGGGAGACCTAACCCCCCAACCCCCTTCCCTCAGAGGGAAGGGGGAGCCGGAAGGGGTAGAATCAAAGCCCCTCCCCTCTTAGGGGAGGGGTTTGGGGAGAGGTCTCTTTCTTGATTCGCCAACAGAGTCCTTCAGGGTGTGGGTTTTTATAGACATTAAAAAAACCGTGAAATTGTGAAGCGCTTTCTGTTCATTCCCATGATTTCCCTGGTCAGTCTTTTGAGTAGCTGCACCACTTATCCGCGTTTGCTGAACTTTCCCTTTGATGCTTCAGGACGGAGTTTAAATAGTCCCAGTGATGATATCACCCCGCAAATCTCAGGACGTTTTATCACCTTTGTCTCCGATCGCCAGGGACGACAAGATGTCTACCTCTTCGATGGCAACACTCGCCGCCTCGTCGATATCCCCGGATTAAACCAACTGGATATCCTCGCCTCCCATCCAGGCATCTCGGAAGATGGTCGTTATATCGTCTTTGCCGGAACCCGCCAAGGACAATCCAATATCTACCTTCACGATCGCGAAACCCGTCAGTTACGCAACCTCACGGAAAACTTTAAAGCAGAAGTTCGCAATCCCGTCATCAGCGCCGATGGCAGTACCATCGCCTTTGAATCCAGCGCCAACGGACAATGGGATCTCATGATTCTCAATGCGCGATCGGGTCAACCCCTCGACATCCCGATCGCCCCGCGTTAACCTAAATCATTCCCCAATGTTCGTAGTAACGACTTCAGTCGTTCTTCTTCCAAGTTCGTAGTAACGACTTCAGTCGTTATCCCTCTTTGTTCGTAGTAACGACTTCAGTCGTTTTTATCTTCATCTAACTGCATCACAGGCGAGTCATTCTAGGTTTTAGGGAACTCCATTAAATAAACTTTGCAAAAAACCCACAGGCTGAAGCCCGGAGGCTATACGGACGAAGCCCGCCTGCGCGGGCTAATACAGTCTAATTAGGGTTTGCTGAAAAAGTTATAAAAAGCAGGGGGGGTAAACGAACAAGAGGCCCCTCTGACTGCACCAATAAACATGGCTTTACTTCGATTCTTCCAGGTATAGCTAAAATTAATGCTTCGGCATAAAATTACAAGATTTTGGAAAAATTGACACAAAAAAAGACAGTAAAACTGCCTGAGCAGTTTTACCAGGTTTAGCACTAAAAAGGTAAGATTAATGGAGGTTTCAGAAGTCTTAGATAGTTTAGACATGACTCGATTCAGACTGAATCTTCTTTTGCCCTGTCCAAATTTCCCTTCAATTTCGTTGCGAATGCGCTCATCTTCTTGGGCTTGTTTTTTATCTTGAAGGCTGACTTGGGCCGGACGTCTCCCTAATGGAGGACCACTGAGCCTAATTCCTCTTTCTTTACACCAAGCTCGATTGACTCGGGTGCGATAAATTTTATCAGCGTGAACCGATTCCGGGTAAAATCCCGTCAATTCTTTGTACGCCTCTACTTGACTAATCAAATCTCCACTTTCATTATAGCTTTCCCAACTAATTTTTTCGAGTAATACATATCCTTCTACACAACTGACTGATAACTTCGCTCCGAATTCCGTAGGACTTCCTGACTTGCCTCGGACAATTGGACGGACATGAGGTTGTGTTAAACTGACAATCCGATGGTCGATTCTTTTTTGATTATTTGACCACATAAAATCCTGTTGACGATAGATTTCGGTTGATACTAATAAATTTTTGTATTGCCTTCTGCTTAAAAGTTGTAGGCTGCCGCCCTTGTCGATTAAATTGTCAATATGTCCCAAATTTCGTTTGATATATTGCAGTTGTTTTTTAACGGCTTCTCTCCTTTCTTGAACAGAGGGCTTCCTCTTTTTGGCAAATTTTAAATAATCTTTTCTAGCGTTCTGTCTATAAGTTCTTGGTTTTTTGTCTAGGTTATCCTTCAGGGATTTATATAAAATATCTATGATGCTTTCGGTAGTTTTTCTTGCTTGATTTAATAGGTCCACATCCGTGGGGTATTTGATATCCGCAGGGGAAACCGTTGCATCCATTAATAGCCGACCTCTATTTCCTTGTGGTTTTTCGGCTTCTTCTAACTTTTTTGTGTTGGGGTCCTCCGGAGTGAATCCTAGACTTTGTTGGACAATTTTGCGATTAATTTTTTGAAGTAGAGCCGGACTAATTCTTTTCCGGAAATGAACCATCATTGACGGGTCAAAGGGCGCTTCATTTTGATAACTAATTCGTCCAATAAAATACTGTAAATAAGGATTTTCCTGGATTTGTTCAACGGTTTCTCGGTCACTAATACCCAATTTTTCTTTGATGATTAAAGCGCCCAGTGCTATCCTAAAAGACTTGGCTGTTGCCCCCATGTCTTCTGAGAAATTCTGGGCATATTCTGCCTCAAATTCCGACCACGGAATTAGCTTTGACAGAACTATCCACCGATTTTCTTCACACAGCTGGCCCTGAAAGGGTAGTTCAAAGGATCCTTCTGGCTCCAGGGCATTTTGTGATTTTCGATACATTTTCCTTTCACCGATGCACAACAATTTCCAATTTTACCTCGTTTTCCTGTCTTTTGTGTCCAGGCAATACTTCTACAAGCCTTATCACATCAGCGTTCCGCTTTTTTTCAGCAAGCCCTAATTAGATGCTTAACCATCAGATGATGATTTATTTGTTGGAATACCCTTATTGCCATGATTACACCCGTTAAGCCACGGGAGGAGGACCTCCAAAGTCAGAAAAAGCAGATAAGGTCAGGGCATAGTTTGTATTTTCATTGGCAGCGAAAACGCGGACATAGTAAGTCCCTTCCACTAAATTGCCACTAACTGAGGTCCTGGGTCCTCCAAAATCGCTTGACCCGCTCAATCCATTGGCCCCAGCCATAAACACTTCATCCGGCTGAAGAATTCCATCTTGATTACCATCCCGGTAAACTTCTAAACCCACTTGCGAGCCCGAGATAGACCCGTTGAAACTGCTGGTCTGATTCAGATGAAACCGATAGTAATCATTCAGGTCATCTGGAGCCCCTACCACATCCTCAAAGGTGATGTTAAAGTTGCTCAAAGCCATTCCCAGGTCAGCATTGAGGGTATCCCCGGTTCCGGGAGAGAGGGGTTCAAAGGACACAGGTTCATCCAAGGGTGGAATTTCCGGCAGAGGTCCGGGGGGTTCCGCAGTGAGGTTCCCAGGAAAGATTGGGGGTGCCGGGACAGAGCTTTGCACTGGAGCGGTGGGACTGGCAAGCACTGGGGAACCTGTCAATGGATCAAGATTAGGAGGCGGGGTGAGGATTTCACCGGATACCGGGGGAGGGGGGGCGATCGCGATCGGTTCCGTCGGCGCAATTCCCGGGCGTCCTTCCTCGAATCCAAAGGTCTGGAAATGTTCAAACAGTTGTTCGTTTGTCTCAATTCCGTTTGCAGTTAAGTCCGGATGAGCATTTCGATAAAAAGCCACATCAAACTGTTCTGAAAACTGCCGTCCCTCGCTTACCCCCACACTTTGCAAATGTTCAAATAATTGCCGGTTGGTCGTTAAACCCGCTGATTCTAAGTCGGGATTGTTCCGACGATAAACATTGAGATCGACCCAGGGAGAAAATGCCCGTTCCTCATCTAAACCAAAATTCAACCAGTGTTCCCTCAGTTGAGTCTCATCTAAATTTTGTAAATCTGAGGAGTTAGCTTGATAAAATTCGGGGTCAAATAGGTTAAAAACCATTGCATACCTTTCTATTAATTCATTAAAGCTCTTTTAGGGGGAATCCGGGAGGAGCGATCGCTCAATTCCCTGGAAACGCCGAACTGTCAGACATCGCAAATCCAGAGTTGATTAACGGAAGGGTTCGCGACTAAATACAGGGTAGCATAAGGAATATCTGGGCCCTCTCGGGGGGCGATCGCCCGTGGGGACTCCCCCATCGATTTGATTGAAAACCTCCCCTATTTCCCATGAAAATTTCTCTCAAAAGCCCATGATGTCGCCTTTGAGAGGAGTTGGGTCCGAGTTTAATGTGCGAACTGTATCGCCTCTAAATGATGAAAATAAAATTCATCCAGAGACTGACTGACTTTCAACAAAATCCCGCGCACCAGACGATGTTCATTCTCAATCCACCAGGAAGCGTTATCCACCTCGGCAATCACAGCATCTAAGCGCGATCGCAAGAACGGTGACCAATCCCTGCACAACTCCGACCCCTGAAAATAGGCGATCGCCTGGTCGCGAATTGCCCTCCCTCTTTTAATTTCATCTTTTTTTCCCATCAACGGCGGCAAGGGTACAGGTTGATGGATCGAACTATCCACGACGCCCAACAATAGCCGTTCTTTTGTCAGAATGACCTCCGATAATAAAACCGAGTTGGCTTGTTCCATCTCGGTCCAGATGGGGTTTAGCTTCCGAATTGTTGTCTGGATATCCTTTAATTCCACATAAACTTCTTGAACAAATAAAGTCGCTGATTGATTAAACCCATGAAACGGGTCAATTTTAAAATTTTTCGTCGGTAACTGATTCACCTCCTGTTCAAACCGTTGCCAAAACTGTTTAAACAAGACCGTGAGTTCCCCCAAGTTTTTATCTAAAATAAAGGCTTTACTCAGCTTCATCACCGCCTCGATATTCACCATATCCACAGACATTTCTAAATAAGACCCGAGGGAATTCGTGGGGTCCCACTTAAATTTTTTAATCGGTAATCGGCTAATTTTTCGTTCTAGCAGTTCGATGCCGGGAAGGGACGGATTGAGATGGTGTAAGTCAAACATGGTAAATCGAGAACGGCAGATTGAGACTTTGATAGGGAATTCAGTTGTCAACGGTCTATAACAACCCACAGGCTGTAGCCCGGAGGCTATACGGACAAAGCCTGCCTAAGCGCTAACGCGCAGGCTACGCCAAACGCAGGCTGAAGAGAAAACCGACTTGAGACAACCGAATTGGGTATGATTAAAATTTTAAGGCTATTTAATCCCAAAATTCTATTTTAATCTCAGGACTTTTGAGCATTCCCACAAGGGACCCGGAGCACCCTACTTACGCAGATTTTCCAAGGCAACCCTCTCTGTAGAGGCGATTCGCGAATCGCCCCTACACACATATATATATAGGTCGATTTTCTCTTCAGCCTGCGTAGGCAGGCTTCGTCCGTATAGCCCCAGGCTTCAGCCTGTGGGTTTTTATAAACTCTCCTCGATCGCCCTCATTTACGCCGCCAGGTCAAACAACACCAAACCGCGATACTCATTACTCCGCCGATTACCAAACTTCCCAAAGTTGTGGTGAATTGAAACTCTATCGGATGCCGATTTGGGGGCGGTGTAGCCACTATTACGGTCGCTACTACCGCACTGGTGGCTACCCCTACACTGGCGATGGTGAGGGTTGTATTCAGACGGCGATCGCTGCGGGTTTGTTCTATCTGATTCAGGCTTTCAACGGCTTTAATTGAATTTTCAACTAACAATAATCCCGGACTTAAACTGGTATAATCTCGCTCAATTTGCCGGAGATACTTGTCCTGAGCAAATTGACTAAATTTATCAAACAACAAGGAACTCCCTTGACCTTGCCATTCCCCAGCCTTTTCGCCTAGGGGGTTTGGACTGTCTTCCGCTGATAATGCTGCTAATTTGAGAACCCGTTGGCGATAATTCTCTAAATTAATTTCAATGGTGTAGCGTTGTTCCTGTAAATAATTAAGCTGGGTTGCATACACCGCCAAAACATTCAAACTTTGGCGCAAATGGTCTTGTAATTCTGTCAAATTGACCGTTGACTGTTCTAGGCGGGCTAAACTCTGATTGGTCACCTGGGGCACGAGACGGGATGGCTGTTGTAACGACTCCCGCAATCGGCGACTTTGTTGAAATGCCCAGACTACTTTATGGCGGTATAAAAACAAATGCTGGCAATGCTTCAAAAGATATCCCACTCGCTTTTGGAGGGCTTCTTTTCGCCAGTGGCTATCAAATAAACAAATTAACAGATGATAGCTCTCCCCCTCTCCTTGTCCCTGGGGGGGAGACCACAGTTCATACAGGGTCGCCCCTAACAGAGGACCTTCCGCAAATAAATCTACTTGCCAATTGGGAGAAGTTTTCTCAAACTTTAATTGCTTACAAATCTCTTGAGCCAGACTCACCGGGGATTGATTTTCGGGCATTAATTGTCCCCAAACCAGCCAACTTGAGCCCAGTTTTCCCAGGGAGGTTTTCTTAAGAATCGTTTTTTGGATGTCTGCAAGTTCCTGAAGCGATTTGACCTCCTCGGACTTGTTCCCGGAACAGTCAATTTGAACCATCTGACTGTCTTGAATCTTCTCATGTCTAATATAACCATCGAGGGAATCGAGG includes:
- a CDS encoding TolB family protein codes for the protein MNRFAPKNLLRQGLTLVFGLSFGSFLVGCNPTNIPIGPTSINSRYTDEQPSLSANGRFLAFVSNRNGSRNILLYDLQNRQFADLPGLNRQNAIADSPSISNTARYIVYLTNNQGRASVILYDRITRGSQVIYQPYQGWIRNPKISPDGRYIVFESGGRGQWDIEVLDRGPSIELDLIDGVPSGFSLTGPQ
- a CDS encoding TolB family protein; translated protein: MKRFLFIPMISLVSLLSSCTTYPRLLNFPFDASGRSLNSPSDDITPQISGRFITFVSDRQGRQDVYLFDGNTRRLVDIPGLNQLDILASHPGISEDGRYIVFAGTRQGQSNIYLHDRETRQLRNLTENFKAEVRNPVISADGSTIAFESSANGQWDLMILNARSGQPLDIPIAPR
- a CDS encoding IS5 family transposase, with protein sequence MYRKSQNALEPEGSFELPFQGQLCEENRWIVLSKLIPWSEFEAEYAQNFSEDMGATAKSFRIALGALIIKEKLGISDRETVEQIQENPYLQYFIGRISYQNEAPFDPSMMVHFRKRISPALLQKINRKIVQQSLGFTPEDPNTKKLEEAEKPQGNRGRLLMDATVSPADIKYPTDVDLLNQARKTTESIIDILYKSLKDNLDKKPRTYRQNARKDYLKFAKKRKPSVQERREAVKKQLQYIKRNLGHIDNLIDKGGSLQLLSRRQYKNLLVSTEIYRQQDFMWSNNQKRIDHRIVSLTQPHVRPIVRGKSGSPTEFGAKLSVSCVEGYVLLEKISWESYNESGDLISQVEAYKELTGFYPESVHADKIYRTRVNRAWCKERGIRLSGPPLGRRPAQVSLQDKKQAQEDERIRNEIEGKFGQGKRRFSLNRVMSKLSKTSETSINLTFLVLNLVKLLRQFYCLFLCQFFQNLVILCRSINFSYTWKNRSKAMFIGAVRGASCSFTPPAFYNFFSKP
- a CDS encoding Ycf66 family protein — translated: MVNFSLNLASIVGIAIAIGGAGLYAVRSWRPELSRDTDLFFAAVGLLCGGILFFYGWRFDPIMQFGQILLGGSAIYFAFDNIRLRGVTTNQAKRQSGRIVDDERPVSSVYRVDAELDEIESDYEENPTRRRIKGTQDPRAARNPYYADEAPRRPPSRRSPADRTNPSTRARRPRSTERPPTGPSYPEWEATVDTTEERPSRRPPSSAGSSGSRRPPGARPSRTPPPEERTRRPPAPEEEPAPSDYVDYQPIDSVEEDDREQDNSGNFDY